The region GCCGGATCACTTTGGCCTACTTTCGTATCTGTTCGACTTGTTGGTCTCACAGTTAAGCTCCCTTCTGCCAATACACTCGACACATGATTGCCAACCATGTTGAGGGAACCATCGCGCTCCTCCGTTACTCTTTAGGAGGAGACCGCCCCAGTCAAACTAACCTGCTGCCACTGTCCCCCACCCGGATCACGGGCTGGGGTTAGCGTCGTCATTAAAGAAAGGTGGTGTTTCATTGTCGACTCGGCCACCCCCGAAAGAGTGGCTTCAACGTCTCCCACTTACGCTAAGTATCGTTACCAACGACGCCATAACAGCTTATAGTAAAGGTGCATAGGGTCTTTCCGTCCTTCTGCGGGTAGGCGGCATCTTCACCGCCACTACAACTTCGCTGAGCTTCTCCTGGAGACAGCGGTCAACTCGTTACACGATTCGTGCAGGTCGGAACTTACCCGACAAGGAATTTCGCTACCTTAGGACCGTTATAGTTACGGCCGACATTCACTCGGACTTAGGTTCAAAGCTTCGCCTTGCGGCTAACCTTTCCCCTTAATCTTGGAGCATTGGTCACGTGTCACACCCTATACATCGTCTTACGACTTAGCAGAGTGCTGTGTTTTTGATAAACAGTCGGTTGACCCCTTTCACTGCGGCCCCCCTTGCGGGGGGCGCCCCTTCTTCCGAAGTTACGGGGCTAGATTGCCGAGTTCCTTCAGGAGACTTCACTCACGCGCCTTGGTATACTCTACCCACCCACCTGTGTCGGTTTACGGTACGGGCACCTTAGTATTCACGGAAGATTTTCTCGGTGGTCACTTTATAGAATCCGCTTCGGCCGTAGCCTCCACGTCCCCTTGCGGGACAAGGACAATCGTCGCCTCGCTCCACTCTGTGCCCACGTCCCTTCCGTTTAAATGTCGGTGGTGACGGAATATTGAACCGTCTGTCCATCGTCTACGCCCATCGGCCTCGACTTAGGTCCCGACTAACCCTGGGAGGACGAACCTTCCCCAGGAAACCTTGGGTTTACGGCGGGCCGGAATTCAACCGGCCTTATCGCTACTCATGTCTGCATTCTCACTTCCAAGCGCTCCACGGTTGGTTACCCTCCCGCTTCGCAGCACTCAGAACGCTCCCCTACCACGATGCCCCGGCGAACCGGAACACCATCCGCGGCTTCGGCTGACAGCTTATCGCCAATCATTTTCGGCGCGAAGTTTCTCGATGAGTCAGCTGTTACGCACTGTTTAAATGGTGGCTGCCTCTAAGCCAACATCCTCACTGTCTAAGAAACTTCACATCCTTTCCACTTAGCTGTCATTGGGCGCCTTAGCCGGCGATCTGGGTTGTTTCCCTCTCGACCACACAGCTTATCCCACATGGACTTACTCCCGTGTTTCACCCTGCGGCATTCGGAGTTTGATTGGATTCGGTATCCGGGTGTGGACCCTAGTCCATTCAGTGCTCTACCTCCGCAGGTCAGCACACGAGGCTATACCTAAATATATTTCGGGGAGAACCAGCTATGACGGGGTTTGATTAGTCTTTCGCTCCTACCCACAGCTCATCCGAGCACGTTTCAATGTGCACCAGTTCGGTCCTTCACCACCGGTTAAGGTGGCTTCAACCTGGCCATGGGTAGATCACCTCCGCTTCGGGTCTAGCACCAGCGACTTAACGCCCTTTGAGGACTCGCTTTCGCTTCGCCTTCGGACCATAAGCCCTTAAGCATGCCACTGATACTAACTCGCAGACTCATTATGCAAAAGGCAGGCCATCACCCCTTGCGGGGCTCTGACACATTGTAAGCACAAGGTTGCAGGAACTATTTCACTCCGCTCACAGCGGTGCTTTTCACCTTTCCCTCGCGGTACTTGTTCACTATCGGTCGCCTAGGAGTATTTAGCCTTATGCCGTGGTCGGCATGAATTCACACGAAGTTTCACGTGCATCGTGTTACTCAGGGTACCACTAGGGCTGTTTCGGTTTTCGGTTACGGGTCTCTCACCCTCTATGGAGCGGTTTTCCAGCCGCTTCACCTAACTTCCACAGTCCCATATCGTGGCCCTATAACCCCAGGAGGCAAGCCTCCTGGTTTGGGCTGTTCCGCTTTCGCTCGCCACTACTTACGGAATCGCTTCGCTTTCTATTCCTCCGGTTACTGAGATGTTTCACTTCGCCGGGTGTTGCTCTTCCGTGCCTATGTATTCAGCACGGAGGGATGCGGTATTAACCGCACCGGGTTACCCCATTCGGAAATCTTCGGATCAACACGTATTTGCCGTTCCCCGAAGCTTATCGCAGCTTATCGCGTCCTTCATCGCCTCTAGGCGCCAAGGCATTCACCTTGTGCTCTTTGTAGCTTGATCATGAGTTTATCTGGATCTCATTAATGTTTAATTATTTTGAAGTTGTAGCCCGCGCACATTTAAGTGCACTTGACTACCTACGCATAGTTGTCAAAGAACCTTGGACTTCGCGGCCCGAGGCCGATCCGTCCGTTTTCCGGGTTCACCGAAACAGCGGGCTTCTCGATCGAGAAGGCCGGTGTTTCACGAACCATCATTCCGCATCCGTGGGCCTGACTGGGCTCGAACCAGTGACCCTGCGCTTATCAAGCGCATGCTCTAACCAACTGAGCTACAGGCCCTGGTAAAATTTCTCGCCTTGTGGCCGGGATGTGGCGGCCAGTCGAGCCGAAGCTCAATACCGCAACAGGGAGGCCCGACTTCACCAAGGTTTCGTCGCGGCAGTCCCGCCGAAGCGGGACTGGAGGCAAGGGGATTCGAACCCCTGACATCCAGCTTGCAAAGCTGGCGCTCTACCAACTGAGCTATGCCCCCGGGGGAATCCGGTATCTTGCCGAAAACAGTAAGAACTAAAAAGACTGAGTGGATACGGAATGTCAGACGACCCGGTGTCGTTTCCAACGACCAGGCTTTGGAACCGCGTGTTTTGGACTTTCATCCAAAGGTTAGCGGTCGACCTCGCGAGCTCGATCCATGTCAGACAAGCTGAATGGAGAGCAGGCGTTCTCCTTAGAAAGGAGGTGATCCAGCCGCAGGTTCCCCTACGGCTACCTTGTTACGACTTCATCCCAATCACCAGCCATACCTTAGGCAAGCGCCCCCTTGCGGTTAGCAACTTGACTTCGGGTACAACCGGCTTTCATGATGTGACGGGCAGTGTGTACAAGGCCCGGGAACGTATTCACGGCGCCGTAGCTGATGCGCCATTACTAGCGATTCCAACTTCATGGAGGCGAGTTGCAGCCTCCAATCCGAACTGGGCCCACTTTTCTGGGATTAGCTTCACCTCGCGGCTCTGCGACCCTCTGTAGTGGGCATTGTAGTACGTGTGCAGCCCTGGTCATAAGGGCCATCCTGACTTGACGTCATCCCCACCTTCCTCCCCGTTGAACAGGGCAGTCTGACTAGAGAGCTTTCGCATATAACTAATCATAGGGGTTGCGCTCGTTGCGGGACTTAACCCAACATCTCACGACACGAGCTGACGACAGCCATGCAGCACCTGTGCAATTCGCCCTTGCGGGCCACCGTGTTTCCACGGATGAACAATGCATGTCAAGACCAGGTAAGGTTCTTCGCGTTGCATCGAATTAAGCCACATACTCCACCGCTTGTGCGGGCCCCCGTCAATTTCTTTGAGTTTTAATCTTGCGACCGTACTCCCCAGGCGGCTCATTTAACGCGTTAGCTACGGCACAGACGGGGTCGAATCCGCCTACACCTAATGAGCACCGTTTACTGCCAGGACTACCGGGGTATCTAATCCCGTTTGCTCCCCTGGCCTTCGTGCCTCAGAGTCAAGAATCGTCCAGAGAACTGCCTTCGCCGTTGGTGTTCCTCCTGATATCTACGCATTTCACCGCTACACCAGGAATTCCGTTCTCCCCTCCGATCTTCTAGCTCGGGAGTATCAAGCGCCATTTCACCGTTAAGCGGTGAGATTTCACACCTGACTTTCCAAGCCTCCTACGCACCCTTTACGCCCAGTAAATCCGAACAACGCTTGGGACCTCTGTATTACCGCGGCTGCTGGCACAGAGTTAGCCGTCCCTTCCTCTCCCCATACCATCAAACGCTCCGGATGTTCACCGGATCGTATTTGTCTGGGGTGACAGGAGTTTACGAGCCGAAGCCCTTCATCCTCCACGCGGCGTCGCTCCATCAGGGTTGCCCCCATTGTGAAAAATTCTCGACTGCTGCCACCCGTAGGTGTCTGGGCCGTGTCTCAGTCCCAGTGTGGCTGGTCGTCCTCTCAGACCAGCTACCCGTCAAAGCCTTGGTGAGCCGTTACCTCACCAACTAGCTGATAGGACGCGGGCTCATCTGGAAGTGCGAGGCCTTACGGTCCCCCGCTTTGTTAATATGCGGTATTAATTCGCCTTTCGGCGAGCTATCCCCCTCTTCCAGGCAGATTCCCACGTGTTACGCACCCGTTCGCTACTGAATCTCCCCGATTGTTGCCAACCGGAAAGATCCCGTTCAACTTGCATGTCTTATCCACGCCGCCAGCGTTCGTTCTGAGCCAGAATCAAACTCTCCGTAAAAACTGGTATGGGCCGAAGCCCAAAAGTTTTACTGAGACCAATGACTCTTGGTCGCCAAAATGTATGTGCATCTGGTGTTCCCGACGGGAGTCGGGAACATAAACCGCACGGCGCATTGGCAATTGCCGCGCGGCCCATTCCGCACCACTCAATCTTCTGCTGTCTTACTGTCTTCGCACCGGCCCAAACCCAACTCCAGGCCCGGTGTCAATTCATTCAAAGATCGTTCCGGCTTTCCGCCGTTTTTTGTTTTCCACCGGAATTTCCCCAGCAGGCAGACCCGCTGATGTCTTTCCAGTGACCCTTCGGTTTTACCCGACGGGAGATGAGAACATACCGATTTCAATTTTTCGGTCAACGCTTTTTTGAAGTTTTTTAAACTTTTTCCAAAGCGCCAACCTTCCAATTGCGGCCTATTCCCACGAAACAGGAAGGGAGAAAGTATGGATTTCGCCGCCGCGATCAACCGGAAAATGCGGACGCCACCCAACCCGCCCGGAAGCCCCTCAAGACAAACACGTTGCATCGGAAAGTATTTTCCAGAAGCCCGGCCATTGGCGCAGTCTAACCAGCCGCCCGGCCCGGTCCCACCCGTCCGCCACCACTCCAAGCTTGTCCCCGGAAACCCCGGGGGCATGCTTGCGTCGTCCCCTGCAACCCCATGAATGCCCAAATCCATCTCGCCCATCTCATCGAACGCTGCCCCGCCCTGGCTCCGCTGCGACAGGACGTCGCCGCCGCCCACGACCTCTTGCTCCACTCGGTCCGGCAAGGAGGCCACCTCCTCCTGGCCGGCAACGGAGGCAGCGCCGCTGACTGCGAACACTGGTCGGGCGAGTTGCTGAAGGGCTTCAAAAGCAAGCGCCCCCTCGGTGCCGATCAACAAGCCGCCTTGGGGTCCGACATCGGCCCCAAGCTCCAGGGAGGCATCCCCGCCATCCCCTTGACCGGGTTTCCCGGGTTGGCCACCGCCTTCGGCAACGACGTTGACCCGGTTCTGACCTATGCCCAGTTGGTCTGGGCCCTCGGCCGCCCCGGCGACGTTTTCATCGCCATCAGCACTTCCGGGAATGCCGCCAATGTCGGCTTCGCTGCCCGGACAGCCCGGACGAAAGGCCTCAAGGTCCTGGGCCTGACCGGCGAAACAGGCGGGAAGCTGGCTCCTTTGTGCGACCTCTGCCTGCGGGTCCCCTCAACGGAAACCTTCCGCATTCAGGAATACCACCTGCCGATTTACCATTGCCTATGCCTGATGTTGGAGGATGCCCTCTTCCCAGCATGACCACGGCGACCAAGGTCACGGGATGCAAAAGATCCTTAAGCGACTCCCATGCAATTATTTATGCGAGTAGCGCGAACATTCTCTCCCTAGAAGTGCGGATTCTGGAGAGAAATGGTCTGCCCTACCTATGGTAGTTTCCATCCTTGCGCCCCACCATAAGCTGGGGTAGTCTTTCCCTGTTCCAGCACTCAGTCGTTGCGGGAGTTGACACAACCGCCTTCTTGGACCACTATTGTCCTTTTGTATCCAGACGGATCGAAAACGAAAAAGCTATGAGACGAGCCAAAACAGTCAATCTGATGCCCGCCCTGGCGATGAAGCGGTTCTATAAGGAGCCGAAGAAGCGCTATGGCCTTTGGGGGACCTTGCTCCTTTCGAATACGGTGTGGATCAGCACCGTCCTCTTCTTGGCCTTCAGCCTTTGGACCAGCAGCAAGGTCGGCACCGCCATGACCGAGTTTTACTTCCGCGAACGTGCCGCATGGATTGAGAAGGACGAGAAAAACCGCAAAGAGTTGGAAGAGAGAAACTTGCAGATCGCCCGCATGGTAGCAATGCAGACGTCCCAGTCGCCAGAGGACGTGGTTCAACTGGCCAACAAGCTCTCGAAAGTCTTGAACACGGCCTACGGCTCCCGGCGTGCCTTCTTGGAAGAGGCCCTGCCCCAAGCCATTCGCATGCAGGTCCAGTACGGCATCCCGGCCTCCGCCATCATTTCCCAATCCATCTACGAAAGCGGCTACGGCGGAAGCGATCTGGCCAAGCAACACCACAACTACTTCGGCATCAAGGCCTTCTCCAACTGGAAAGGCGACAAGGCCGCCATGCCCACCCGCGACAGCGGGGTCCGGACCGTCGCCAACTTCCGTAAATTCAAGGACTTGGGCGAAGGCTATCAGGGTTATGCCGATTACCTCCGCGAATCAGGTCGTTACAACAAAGCTTTTTACACCAACAACGGGGTTGATTTTGTCAGCAAGCTGCTCTCTGCCGGTTATTGCCCTGACGGCGATTATCTCGGCAACATCAAGAACATCATGAGCCGCCACTGTCTGCAGGAATTGGACGATATCATCAAAGAAGCCGACCAAGCCCCCTACCAACTCGCCTGGCTGTCCAAGTTGCAGGAAAAGACGCCCAACTGATCGTCCCTGCCTCCAGCTCCCCGCCCCTTCCCTCTTCCCCCTCGCTGACCCTTTCTGCCTGCTTTCTTCTCAGAGAGGGCTATACAGTTTTCAATCCCCTTGCTTCCATCCAGCCGGGGGGTATCAAAGGGGGCATGCCGACTCCCTCCACCCTTCGCGTCACCGTCTGGGGCGAAAACGTCCACGAACAGACCCACCAAGCCGTCCGTAACATCTACCCCACGGGCATGCACACGTGCATCGCCGAGGGCCTGCGCGAATCTCCGGATTTCACCGTCCGCACCGCCACCCTCCAAGAAACCGAACACGGCCTGACCGAGGACATCCTGGCTTCCACCGACGTCCTGACCTGGTGGGGTCATGCCGCCCACGCCAAGGTGGAGGACAAGATTGTCGACCGGGTGCAAAAGCGCGTCCTCGAGGGCATGGGCCTGGTCGTCCTGCACTCCGGCCACCATTCCAAGATCTTCAAACGTCTCTTGGGCACGTCCTGCGACCTCTGCTGGCGCGAAGCCGGCGAGAAAGAGCGTGTCTGGATCACCAACCCCGGCCACCCCATCGTCCAGGGGCTCAACGCCCCCTATTTCGAAATCGAGCACGAGGAAATGTACGGCGAGCCCTTCGGCATCCCCGCACCGGACGAAACGTTGATGATTAGCTGGTTCGAGGGCGGCGAAGTCTTCCGCTCCGGTGCCACTTGGACCCGGGGCAATGGGAAGATCTTCTACTTCCGTCCAGGCCACGAAACCTACCCCACCTATCACCAGGCCGAAGTGAAGTTGATCCTGAAAAACGGCGTCCGCTGGGCCCGCCCCGAAGGTGGCGCCTACCCCACCGGCTGCCCGAACATCCCCTGGGACAAAGCACCTGAAAAACTCACGCCGGTCGGCGAGAG is a window of Candidatus Methylacidiphilales bacterium DNA encoding:
- a CDS encoding SIS domain-containing protein, coding for MNAQIHLAHLIERCPALAPLRQDVAAAHDLLLHSVRQGGHLLLAGNGGSAADCEHWSGELLKGFKSKRPLGADQQAALGSDIGPKLQGGIPAIPLTGFPGLATAFGNDVDPVLTYAQLVWALGRPGDVFIAISTSGNAANVGFAARTARTKGLKVLGLTGETGGKLAPLCDLCLRVPSTETFRIQEYHLPIYHCLCLMLEDALFPA
- a CDS encoding glucosaminidase domain-containing protein, translated to MRRAKTVNLMPALAMKRFYKEPKKRYGLWGTLLLSNTVWISTVLFLAFSLWTSSKVGTAMTEFYFRERAAWIEKDEKNRKELEERNLQIARMVAMQTSQSPEDVVQLANKLSKVLNTAYGSRRAFLEEALPQAIRMQVQYGIPASAIISQSIYESGYGGSDLAKQHHNYFGIKAFSNWKGDKAAMPTRDSGVRTVANFRKFKDLGEGYQGYADYLRESGRYNKAFYTNNGVDFVSKLLSAGYCPDGDYLGNIKNIMSRHCLQELDDIIKEADQAPYQLAWLSKLQEKTPN
- a CDS encoding ThuA domain-containing protein, which gives rise to MPTPSTLRVTVWGENVHEQTHQAVRNIYPTGMHTCIAEGLRESPDFTVRTATLQETEHGLTEDILASTDVLTWWGHAAHAKVEDKIVDRVQKRVLEGMGLVVLHSGHHSKIFKRLLGTSCDLCWREAGEKERVWITNPGHPIVQGLNAPYFEIEHEEMYGEPFGIPAPDETLMISWFEGGEVFRSGATWTRGNGKIFYFRPGHETYPTYHQAEVKLILKNGVRWARPEGGAYPTGCPNIPWDKAPEKLTPVGESVH